A stretch of DNA from Fimbriimonadaceae bacterium:
GCCGGCCCTCCGCAACGTCCGCCTGGTCGGCGGCTTGGCCGGGCGGTTCGGAGAGGCCCAGCGCCTTTCGCTCGGATTCGGTCTGGAATCTGTTCCCATCCACCCCCTCGGCATCGGGGCCGTCTCGAATTACGCCATGCTCGGACTGTTGGGCGAGTCCCTCTACCGGGATGCATCGGAGGGAGGCAACGAGGATGCGGTGAGCGCGACGTATCGCGTGTTCGCTGGCATCAGCGGCGGGCGCGTCCTGACGCGCGAGCGCGTTTTGAAACGCGACGACCTGGCCGCAAGGGTGGAGGCGGGCGAGTTTCCGTTCGAGCGTTGGCCGCAAGAGGCGCGGCGCAATCGCGATCCGGAGGTGCGCGCGATCCTCTCTCTGGCGATTGCGGATTTTGGAGGGCAACCGGACGAGGCCCGCCCGAACCTGCTTCGAGTGGTGCGGGCCTACTATGTGCCCGACCAGCCCTCGCTGGCGCTTTGGTTCGAAGGGGAGGGCGCCTACCGGCTCGACGCGGCGGAGGGTCCCCGCTACCGCGATACGATCGCGCTGAGCGCGAACTGGTGGCCCGCACCGGAAACGCCGGAGCGGTTGCGCGTCCAGATGAGATACGAAAACGGGTTCCGACGAGCCGATCCGACCCGCCGTTCGACTGGATGGCAAGTCACGTTGGGATTCGCTTTCTAATCGCCCAACACGCTGCGGAAGAAGCCTTCGAACTCCAACCTCGAGGCCAATGGCCACGAGTCTTGGGCAAAGGGCAAGATGCCGACGGCTCGGCCAGTGGGTTCCCTGGCGATCAGAGGCGCATCGGCGTCGTTGCAGGCAAGGATCGCGGGCGAGGCCCACTCCTCGCCTCGCAGCCACCGGCTCCTAGCCGCCCACGCCAGCATCGACGGGACGCCGGATGCAGGCAGCTCCATCCGAACCAGAGGCAGCGGCTCGTACGAGACGTCCCGACCTCCCGTCAGCACGGCGAGCGAACCCGGGACGATCGTGGGAAGCCCCGTGGCCGCCTCATCGTTCTCGGCCTGATCCGAGGCGGGGAATAGGAGCACCTTCTCAAGGCCTGCCGGAACCGAGACCCGCTCGTCTGGGGCGGCGGTCAGCAAACCTGTTTCACCCGGATCGTCCATGAGCATCGCCGCCGCCGAGGGGTCCCCAACCCCGCCAATGGACTCCAAGTGATCGCCAAGATGTCGTTGGGCCCAGAGGTGCTGCGGCGCGGTGGAAAGCGCCAACCGGAGGAGCGCCTCCAGCGCCGGAAGCTCCACCGTGACGGCGGCCTCCCCGTCCCAGAAGGCCGTCCATCGCCAACCGCGGGGCCCGTGCGACAACTCTCCGTACGGGGGCAGGCGCCGGAAGAGAGCCCAGCCCTCTGGAGTCAGCGCCGTCCGAGGTTCGGCATCGGCCAGGGATAGGATCGGGCAGGCCATGGGATCGAGGGCGCCCTCCGCTGCGGCCTGGTTCAAGGCCCCAGCGACGGCCGCTGCGGACGGACTGCAGAAGGCGGGGGGCAGGTAGCGGTAGAGAAGGCCCTCCTGTCCTTGGCGTTCGGAGCCGGGACAGAAGCCAAATCCCAGAACCGGGGGCAAGGGCACGCTCACCTCTTCAGTTTGGCATCTCACCCGGCTGATACACTGCGGGGATGGGCAACCGCTTGGCCGCCTCGACGTCCCTCTATCTGCGTCAGCACGCGTCCAACCCGATCGCATGGCACGCGTGGGGAGAGGAGGCTTTCGAAGAGGCCGCCCGGCGGGACTGCCCCGTCTTCCTCAGCGTCGGTTACGCCTCTTGCCACTGGTGCCACGTGATGGCGCACGAGTCCTTCGAGGACCCGGACGTCGCCCGCGTCCTGAACGAGCACTTCGTGTGCGTCAAGGTGGATCGCGAGGAGCGTCCGGACGTGGATGAGGCCTACATGCTGGCCGTCCAGTTGGCCACGGGACGGGGAGGGTGGCCCATGAGCGTGTTCCTCACACCCTCCCGCAAGCCGTTCCTGGCGGCCACCTACGTTCCCAAGGAGCCTCGCGGCGGCCACCCCGGCTTCCAAGCCCTCTGCCTCCGGGTCGAGGAAGCTTGGCGTACGGAACGGGATGCCCTCGAAGCGGCCGCGGAGGAGTTCAGCGAGGCGATCGCAAGGGTCCAGGCCCGGCAGGCTCCCGCCTCGGACGTCGGACTCTCCCAATTGCCCGACCAGGCGGTGGCCGCCCTCGCCCATGACTTCGACAACCGCTTTGGCGGCTTTGGGGACACGCCGAAGTTTCCACCCCACACCGCCATCGCGCTTCTGATGGCCTGCGCCCGGCGCGCGGGGGCAGAGGAGATGCGGAGCACGGCGGCCTCGATGGCGCACGCGACGCTCGTCCAGATGATCCGCGGGGGCATCCACGACCAGGTGGGAGGCGGCTTCCACCGGTATTCGACCGACGCGGCGTGGCTGCTTCCGCACTTCGAGAAGATGCTCGTCGACAATGCGCTGATGCTGGTCAACCTTGGCGAGGCTGCTGAGTCGGGGACGGGCGAGACCGAGGTGTACCGCCGCACCGCGGCCCGGCTCGTCGCATGGATGGAGCGCGAACTGCGCCTGCCCGGAGGGCTTTACGGGTCCGCGCTCGACGCGGACTCGGAAGGAGAGGAGGGGCGTTACTACGTGTGGACGGAGGACGAGGTCCGGTCCGCGCTGGGCGATCGGGCGGCCGCGTTCCTCTCCGCGTTCGGTTTCGAACAGGACGGGAACTTCGCGGACGAAGCGACGGGCGAGCGCACGGGCGCGAACATCCCCCACGGTGTGCTGAATGCCGCGCCCTTCGACGCGGACCTGGGACGCCTCCTCGAGGTGCGGGCCGAGAGGCCCCCTCCCGCGCTGGACGACAAGGCCGTCGTCGGTTGGAACGCCCTTGCGATGGGAGCGCTCGCACGCATGGGATTCCTGGATCCGGCTCTGCGGTTGGCCGAGGTGCTGGAGGGTGTCGTGGAGACCGACGGCGGAGTGCCCAGAGTCGTCTCCACGCAGCGACCCTCGACGCTGGGTTACCTCGACGATCACGCCTTTGCCGCCCAAGGATTCTTCCGCGTCGCAGAAGCGACGGGCGATCCGCGCTGGTCCGCACTCGCAAAGCGGATCGTCGCGAAAATGGTCTCGGAGTTTGAAGACCCGGAGGGCGGCTTCTTCGCCACCGGAGTGCACCACGAGCGGCTCCTGGGCCGCACCAAACCCGTGTTCGACCAGCCCGCTCCCAGCGGAAACGCCGTGGCCGTCGAGTGCCTGCTGCGTGCGGGACGCCAAGATGCCGCGGAGCGCGCCGTGCGGTCCCTCGCCGGTTGGATGGCCCACGCCCCCCAAGCCACCGAGGCGCTGCTCCGGGCCACCATGCCCCTGATTGCACAGCCCGGGTTCGCGGGCTTCCAGGAACCGGTTCAGATCCGCCTGGAACCAGAGGCATGGGCGGTTGAGGGCGACGTGGCCCGAGGTCGGATCCTAATCACCATCGCTCCCGGCCATCACATCAACTCCCGCCGGCCACCCGCCAAGTGGCTGATCCCGACGAGCGTGGAGTTCG
This window harbors:
- a CDS encoding DUF255 domain-containing protein; this encodes MGNRLAASTSLYLRQHASNPIAWHAWGEEAFEEAARRDCPVFLSVGYASCHWCHVMAHESFEDPDVARVLNEHFVCVKVDREERPDVDEAYMLAVQLATGRGGWPMSVFLTPSRKPFLAATYVPKEPRGGHPGFQALCLRVEEAWRTERDALEAAAEEFSEAIARVQARQAPASDVGLSQLPDQAVAALAHDFDNRFGGFGDTPKFPPHTAIALLMACARRAGAEEMRSTAASMAHATLVQMIRGGIHDQVGGGFHRYSTDAAWLLPHFEKMLVDNALMLVNLGEAAESGTGETEVYRRTAARLVAWMERELRLPGGLYGSALDADSEGEEGRYYVWTEDEVRSALGDRAAAFLSAFGFEQDGNFADEATGERTGANIPHGVLNAAPFDADLGRLLEVRAERPPPALDDKAVVGWNALAMGALARMGFLDPALRLAEVLEGVVETDGGVPRVVSTQRPSTLGYLDDHAFAAQGFFRVAEATGDPRWSALAKRIVAKMVSEFEDPEGGFFATGVHHERLLGRTKPVFDQPAPSGNAVAVECLLRAGRQDAAERAVRSLAGWMAHAPQATEALLRATMPLIAQPGFAGFQEPVQIRLEPEAWAVEGDVARGRILITIAPGHHINSRRPPAKWLIPTSVEFEGLDATVGFPEDAELGWDGELELPVTLQVSGQDSFEVVVRYQACTEDVCLEPSVQRVAGRLRRS